In Prionailurus viverrinus isolate Anna chromosome D1, UM_Priviv_1.0, whole genome shotgun sequence, the DNA window CAGTAGCCGCCGCGGCCCCAGGCTCCACAGCCCCACTAGCAGCCATCGCCACCACGCGCAGCTCACGCCCCCACTTCCGCCTTCCGCTCTTTTCGTGGCCCCACCCCCTTCTGTCACTTCCGCTAGCTGTAGCCCCGTCTTTTCTTAAAGAGGCCGCAGATTTGGGACCCTAGGGAACGGTGTCTGGCAAGGTTTCTCACTGCTGGGATACTATGGTCCAGACTTACAAAACCAGCCTGATTCAGGCTTTGCCTCCACCTCAGTTCAGGCGTTGCTTCCCGGCAGGACGTCCTCTCAGACCCAGGGCACTGTTTGGCTCCTTCGCAATAGCTCCATCCTACAGGGTTCTAATTATTGTCCGTAAATACAAGAGCCTTGATGGCAAGAGGCTTGGCTTGTCCCTCCGTACCCACAAGGAGGTGCGGTACAACCTGGGCTCTGGCTCCACTCCATTGTTGGGCCAGACATTTGCTTTGGCTATAGATCCCCCTCCCTCAGTCCCTcaatccctctctccctttctgttctCACTCCCTATTTCTGTCCTTATAAACACCTGCCCAAATTCCAACCTCAAATACACAGCCCTCATTTTTACTCCCGCCCCCTCATCCCCAACACATCAAACCCCGGCTGACTCACCCCTCCTAGTTTCctaattaacaacaaaaacaactctTTTTTTGGTAAACTTTCCTTTCCGGTATCTCCTCTCCCTGGGCACCTCTCCTCCAGTTCTGTTGCTAAATCTAGGGTGTCAGGGAAGAGGTCCAGCCTGTGGGTATGATTAGGCCAAATTCATATGGGGTACTGAGAACCCTGTGCCAGGCAGGCTGCATGGGGAGGAAAAGGTGTTGGACAGGACATTCCCAAAGGTGCCAGACGGGGTGTATTTACCCTTTCCTCTTCCCCCCACTTCACCCATCCCCAATTTCAAGTTCCCAGAAGGATCTACGAGGACATTTGTTGTCCCTGAGTGAATGTGTACATTTGGAAGTCCCAAGAAAAGGGTCCATCATAAAAAAAGCCATTCAAAATCTCGAACAGCAGAAGCAAGGGAGACAGGCCACCTCAGGAGCCTGAAATTCATGCACACTATCCTGTGATAAGGTTGGTGAACAATGCAGGTGCAGAGGAAGGGTCTGTAACCCAGGCCGACACCCAGGCATGACAGACAGCAGTCATCTAAGGCAGGCCTAGCCAAAGCCAGAACCCTCTGACAGACCTGGACTGGACTGGTAGGGGGTCCATGAGACAGAGCATTGAGGGACTTGAATGAGTGATGGGTGCGAGGCCACTGCTTTCAGACACAGCCCAAATAAGAGTCACACCAGACAAATATGCATCCACCATACACCTCTATTTCATTTGAATCAGAAGTCTAGGCTTCAGCCTGGGAGTCAGAAGTGAGGGGCCCCAGATGGAGACGACACAGAGTAGGCTTCCCTGTGGGTTAAAGAAGCCCACAGAGTCTGGAGGGTTTGGTCAGCTGTTTCCATGTAGAGCTATATAAGGAAATACAGGCTCTGCTCCCTCTCATCACAGCCCCCAGCACCTGAACCCACCGGCATCAGAGCCAGCAGGGGTATAGACACACCTTCATATGCTCTTACatattttcctcccttttccctttccattCCCCAACAGAAGCTGTCATGGCAGCCCTGGCGAGAAAAGAGCTCCTCTCTGTAGACCAGCTGTAGCAGCGGCCACCAGGCGGCCAGAAGTGATGGGAGTCAAGTCCCAGGAAGAAGAGGCACAGGCTTCCGGCACCATGGCAACAGGCTTGCACAAAATTACCTGCACACAgaatgcctccctccctccccactcccaccataCTGGAATGGAGCAACTTATGAGGATTCCCAAATGAACACGGGAAGCTGGGTTTGCAAAGCCTGGTGAGTATAATGCATCCGGATGGGGGAATCGCCAAGAGGCAGAATATTCCAGGAACAACAGTCCCTTTGGTGGCCACGCCTATCCTGTGCAGGGCCCTCCACCCTCTGCCCAACAGGCCACTGTCAAGGACTGAGCCACACCTGGTGGGGGCTCAGATCCTGAGCTCCGAGAAGAAGCCTGGAAGTGGGCCTGGACAAGTAGACAATCAGGGCTCCTCTTGATGGCCGAGACCATGGTCGTGAAGGCTGTAGTTGATGTCTTCCCACAGGTCTTCGAGACGGGCCTGCAGCTTGCTCAGGGCCTTGCCACTGTCCGCTTGGAGAAACTCTGGGGCGAAGGCACTGTGACCTGGAGGGGGCGGCGCCAGCTGCAGCTGGACCTCCTCGGTCTCCCGGTCAATGGCACGAGTGAAGTCGGCGATCTGCAGGAAGGTGTCGTGGCGGAAGGCCTGGAGTCGCTGACGCACCTCCTGGGACAGCACCTGGGGGTCCCGGCTGGTCCCTTCAACCGCGCCATCAGCGCGGGCGCCGGCAAAGGCGCTGAGCTCTTCCCGCAGCTGGTCCAGGTTCTGCTGGATGCGCGCGTGCAGCGCCTTGGCCTTGAGCGTGAGTTTGCGCGAGAGCGTCTGCACGCAGCGGCTGAGGCGCGCGGGACTGGCGACGGCGTGCGGGGCCACGCTGCGGTGCAGGTCCTGCACGTGGCGCCCGATGCCGCTCACTAGGCGCTGGGCGTAGGGGTGGAAGAGCGCCTGGACGCGGCCCGTGTGGTGCGCCACGAGGTTCTGCAGCTCCCGCAGCAGGCCCCGCGCCTCGTCCACGCCGCCCAGCAGCTGGGCCTTGGTGCCCTCTCCGACCACGCGCAACTGTTCCTGCAGCTCCTGTACGCGCAGCGCCACCTGCTCCATCAGCTCCGCGGTGTAGGGCTTCAGCTGCCGCCGCAAGCCCTCCAGGTTCCAGCCCACTTGCTCGTGCGCCTCTGCCATGTAGGGCTCCAGGCGCGCCCTCACCTGCACCAGCTCCTCCTGCAGCTGCCGCCGCATGTCCGCCGGGTCCTGGGGGAGCGCAGGAGGCTCCCTCGCCTGCCCACTGAGAGGGCCCAGCTTTTCCAGGAACTTGTCTATATTGCTGAGGTCTTGCTCAAGGCTGTCTTTCAggctcctggggaaggggacagacaCGCAAGTCGTCAGACTTCTAGCCCCATCATCGCTTTTGCTGCGGACACATCACTCACTGATCATCTGCGGAAACCGAGGATGCAGGGCGGTGGCTCTAGTCCTACCTGCGGGCCAACCACACAACCCCTCGCACGGAAGTACGAACACACACGGCACGTGCACATCCAGACCAAAACTGCGCCCGGAAACACAGAGGCACCCGGACTCTCGCGTATTCCTTTCATTCTGGGaacacgggggcggggggggggggggctatttGCAGCTCCCGGCTCCCACCCCTCAGCGGACAGGGGCAGCAGCCATCAGTGAGAGCAAGGCGGACGTGGGGGTGCTGCTGCTGGCAGAGGGGGCTGCACAACCCAGGAAGTCTAGACGGGATAAAACTAGCACAATTCGGTTCCTCTGTGCCAGTGAGGACTAAGGAGGTTGAGGACTCAGAGGCAGCACACCACAGCTCAGCTGTCTCCTCCCTGCACCCACACCCCTTGTCCTACTAGCCACTCACGTGGGTTCCCATGCCAGCTTCTGCCGCTGGACCTGCTCGGCCTTGCCTTTGTCCCCGCTGCTCTGGCTGAAGTAGTCCCAGAAGCCTTTCTGTGTCTGGGCACTTGCAAGCGCTGTGGACAGGGATGTGGTAGTTAGGGgctgtgtttccttccccagggtGGATGGGGGACCATCAGTCCAGCCTCCACCCACCGCTCCGCGTCGAAGTCGGGCCGAGACCCACCTGGGAGCAGAGCCAAAGCCCAGGTCAGAAGTGCAGTCATGCTGGCCATTATCTACTCAGAAGGAGGGTGAAAGGAGGCCTGGTTAGGGTGAAGAAGCCAAGGAAGGGACATCTCCCAGATTTGCACCAGGGGACCCTGCTCCAGGGGCAACCTGCCCCATCTGTTAACCCTTCCCTGGGGTGTGTGGAGCACAAGGCTGTTGGGGCTGATGAGGGCTGATCTAGGTGAGCATGGCTGGGAGAGGAAAGGGGGGTTCGGGGAGGAGGACTTCTTTATCACCTGGGCCACACAGCATGCAGTGTGGAGCTCTAACTGCTTTGtaaagccccacccccaccccccaagccccCAGGAGCAGCCCCTTCAGCCACTTCTGCCACCGCCCACCCCCTTGCTCACCCACCTTCCTGCCTTCCACCGTATGGTACACCTTATGGAGTACCCCACAGGGAAGAAGCAATCCTGCCAGAGTGCTCCGAGAGGATGCCCTTGGTCCTTACTTTCTGCCCCCAGCTCTCTGCTGAGACCCCTGCAGTCCCCTCCCTTGGGACTCTGACCCACATCCCTCCACCCAGCCTCTGCTCACCTGCTCGGTTCTGGGCACAGAGAGCAGACATTCAGCTTTATACTCCAGGGGCCTGGGCCTCTGGCAACAGTTGCCCTGAGTAAATACCACGTGGAGGTTCAAAGAAGGATGACCTCAGCTGCCTCCCAGCACTCAcctcctgcccttccctggcaCCCAGAGGGTTAATGAGTGCCCTAATTTCAGGGGGGCTCTCCAGCAGAAGAGTGAGGAGTAAGGCCGAACTCCTCACCCAGTTCCCCCCAAGCCTTCAACCGTCCCACTGACCAGCCAGCTGGCCCACCAACAGAGAAGAGCCTCTCTGCTAAGGGCCCTGCTCTTACTCAACTGCCCGAGGCCCTGTGCCCCAGCTAGACAGGGACGACATCCAGGGGCCCGGCAGAACCTGAGCAGCTCTGGCCGGCTCCATCACTGGCTACTCAAGCAGCCTGGCGAGAGCCAGATTTATAGAGTTAAGGACACTCCCATCCTCCATGAAACAATCCTGGAATTGCTGGGAAGTCAGATGTGACAGGGGGAAGATGAGATGGTTAGAGGCCCCTGGGTCCAAAGAATTAGAGCAAGAGGAGGATTCTTCCCACAGGAATACTCCACCCACAGGGCTTCGGAGGAGGGGAAGCCAGAGAGCCCAGACCTTTGTCTGACGTCACTCCCACTCCATAGACTTAGCCACACATTCCTGAACTCCTGATTTTTTGATCCTAAATGTACCTTGAATCGGCCCCCTCTCCTCCATTTCTACTACCAGTCACATCACAGCCCCTCTTGCCTCTCACCTCGATCACATCCATAGCCTCAGACAAGTCTCTCTGCCAAAGTCCTGCCTACTCAGTGTATTCTCTGCTGTGGCTCATCCCAACCCACTCTCGTCTCATCTCCTACCACACAACACCCTTGGCATTCTCCAAGCACACGGTCTCTTTCAGGACCCTCAGCCTTCATACATGCTGTTCCCTCAGTTTGAAATTTCCTATCCCTTGGTGaacttatgttctctctctctctctctctctctctctttttttccagacTTAGTTTGTATGAGTTAGTATTAGTTAGAATTACAATCTCACTTttgggtatacacccaaaagagttgaaagcAGGAATTAGAGCAGATGTCTGTAtgcccatgttcatagcagcgttattcacaacagtcaaaaggtggaaacagccccaACTGTCCATTGGCAGATCAGTGGATATGCAAAACGTGGTATAGATACACAATGGAGCATTATGTagccttaaaagggaaggaaattctgatatatgttataacatggatgaatcttgatgACATTACGCTAAGTGTAATAAAcgagacacaaaaggacaaatctTGTATGCATCCACTTAAATGGAGTACTTAAAATAGGCAGAGGCCGAAAGTAGATTAGAGGtgaccaggggctgggagagggaggacaaAGAGATAAATCGTTTAATGGCATAGAGCTTCTGTTTGGGAAGATGTCAAAGTTACTGGTGGtcgttgcacaacaatgtgaatgtacttaataccattGAATagttgtgcacttaaaaatgataactttcagggtggctgggtggctcagtcggttaagcatccgactcttgcttttggctcagttcatgagctcatggccatgggatggagtcctgtgtagggttctgtgctgagcgtggagcctgcttaggattctctctccctctctcttcccttccccattctcaaaaataaataaacatttttttaatga includes these proteins:
- the APOA5 gene encoding apolipoprotein A-V translates to MASMTALLTWALALLPALASAQTQKGFWDYFSQSSGDKGKAEQVQRQKLAWEPTSLKDSLEQDLSNIDKFLEKLGPLSGQAREPPALPQDPADMRRQLQEELVQVRARLEPYMAEAHEQVGWNLEGLRRQLKPYTAELMEQVALRVQELQEQLRVVGEGTKAQLLGGVDEARGLLRELQNLVAHHTGRVQALFHPYAQRLVSGIGRHVQDLHRSVAPHAVASPARLSRCVQTLSRKLTLKAKALHARIQQNLDQLREELSAFAGARADGAVEGTSRDPQVLSQEVRQRLQAFRHDTFLQIADFTRAIDRETEEVQLQLAPPPPGHSAFAPEFLQADSGKALSKLQARLEDLWEDINYSLHDHGLGHQEEP